One part of the Mytilus trossulus isolate FHL-02 chromosome 11, PNRI_Mtr1.1.1.hap1, whole genome shotgun sequence genome encodes these proteins:
- the LOC134690687 gene encoding polyadenylate-binding protein 4-like isoform X2, translating into MTTNINPAGASYPMASLYVGDLHPDVTEAMLFEKFSTAGPVLSIRVCRDMITRRSLGYAYVNFQQPADAERALDTMNFDTIKGRPIRIMWSQRDPSLRKSGVGNVFIKNLDKSIDNKALYDTFSAFGNILSCKIVCDEHGSRGYGFVHFETEEAARNAIEKVNGMLLNGKKVFVGRFMNRRERLEILGDKMKKFNNVYVKNFGDDMSEDELKDIFEPFGKLISVKIMSDIGGKSRGFGFVSYEEPEAAEKAVEDLNGLNIHERTLFAGRAQKKAERQAELKDKFERIRMERINRYQGVNLYVKNLDDNIDDERLRKEFSQFGTITSAKVMSEGGRSKGFGFVCFSSPEEATKAVTEMNGRIVVAKPLYVALAQRKEDRKAHLASQYMQRIASIRMQGQPAAGMMSQMFPSAGPGYILPTMTQGQRNFYAPTQVPQMRASPRWPTQLRQPTPASGFQNMPGQQVRPGNPAAAGARQPGQGNIRGGMNARPITGQSGTGQPPRMPQSVPGRGQVPPPAGVMNPASRYSATQMRNPPQGGRQQNMVMPQPPAQGGVIQVQGQEPLTSTMLADAPQQEQKQMLGERLFPLIQSMYPDLAGKITGMLLEIDNSELLHMLESKESLEAKVNEAVAVLQAHQAKETTPATEAAN; encoded by the exons ATGACGACTAATATCAATCCGGCTGGAGCAAGTTACCCAATGGCTTCATTGTATGTAGGAGATCTTCACCCAGATGTCACCGAAGCTATGTTGTTCGAGAAATTTTCAACAGCAGGTCCAGTCCTCAGTATCCGTGTCTGTAGAGATATGATCACAAGACGTTCACTTGGTTATGCTTATGTCAACTTTCAGCAGCCAGCAGATG CTGAGAGAGCTCTTGACACAATGAACTTTGACACCATCAAAGGTCGACCAATAAGAATCATGTGGTCACAAAGAGATCCATCTCTGAGAAAATCTGGTGTTGGCAACGTATTCATCAAGAATCTTGACAAAAGCATTGACAATAAGGCATTATACGATACATTCTCTGcctttggaaatattttatccTGTAAG ATTGTCTGTGACGAGCATGGATCACGTGGATATGGATTTGTACATTTTGAGACTGAGGAAGCAGCCAGAAATGCTATTGAAAAAGTAAACGGCATGTTGTTGAATGGAAAGAAAGT atttgTAGGACGATTCATGAATAGACGGGAACGTCTTGAAATTCTTGGAGACAAGATGAAGAAATTTAACAATGTCTACGTTAAGAACTTTGGTGACGATATGTCTGAGGATGAACTGAAAGATATATTTGAACCATTTGGAAAACTTATCAGTGTCAAG aTCATGTCAGACATTGGCGGTAAAAGTCGAGGATTTGGATTTGTTAGTTATGAAGAACCAGAGGCAGCAGAAAAG GCTGTTGAAGATTTGAACGGTTTAAACATCCACGAAAGGACTTTGTTTGCTGGCAGAGCACAGAAAAAGGCTGAGAGACAAGCAGAGCTTAAAGACAAATTTGAGAGAATCCGAATGGAGAGAATTAATAGATACCAAGGAGTAAATCTGTATGTAAAGAATTTGGATGACAACATTGATGATGAAAGACTTAGGAAGGAATTCTCTCAGTTTGGAACCATTACTAGTGCTAAG GTTATGTCGGAAGGTGGAAGATCCAAAGGATTTGGGTTTGTTTGTTTCAGTTCTCCAGAAGAGGCAACTAAGGCAGTAACAGAAATGAATGGTAGAATTGTGGTAGCCAAACCTTTGTATGTGGCTCTAGCCCAACGTAAAGAGGACAGGAAGGCTCACTTGGCATCACAGTACATGCAGCGTATTGCTAGTATCAGAATGCAG GGACAGCCTGCTGCCGGTATGATGAGTCAGATGTTCCCATCAGCTGGACCAGGGTATATCCTTCCTACCATGACACAGGGACAGAGAAACTTCTATGCTCCAACACAGGTACCACAGATGAGGGCCAGTCCAAGATGGCCAACACAGCTAAGACAGCCAACACCAGCTAGTg GATTCCAGAATATGCCTGGACAACAGGTCAGACCTGGAAATCCTGCTGCCGCTGGAGCAAGACAACCTGGTCAAGGTAACATCCGTGGTGGCATGAATGCCCGTCCAATCACAGGACAGTCTGGCACTGGACAACCACCTCGCATGCCACAATCTGTACCAGGCCGAGGACAAGTACCACCCCCAGCTGGAGTAATGAACCCTGCCAGCAGGTACTCGGCTACACAGATGAGAAACCCACCTCAAGGTGGCAGACAACAAAACATGGTTATGCCACAG CCTCCAGCCCAAGGAGGAGTGATTCAAGTTCaaggtcaggagcctctgacctctACCATGTTGGCTGATGCACCACAACAGGAACAGAAGCAGATGTTAGGGGAACGTCTGTTCCCTCTGATCCAAAGTATGTACCCAGACCTGGCTGGAAAGATCACTGGAATGTTATTGGAAATAGACAACTCTGAGTTGTTACACATGTTGGAATCCAAGGAGTCACTTGAGGCTAAG gtaAATGAAGCCGTTGCTGTACTGCAAGCTCATCAAGCCAAAGAAACAACACCTGCTACTGAAGCAGCAAACTAA
- the LOC134690687 gene encoding polyadenylate-binding protein 4-like isoform X1, with translation MTTNINPAGASYPMASLYVGDLHPDVTEAMLFEKFSTAGPVLSIRVCRDMITRRSLGYAYVNFQQPADAERALDTMNFDTIKGRPIRIMWSQRDPSLRKSGVGNVFIKNLDKSIDNKALYDTFSAFGNILSCKIVCDEHGSRGYGFVHFETEEAARNAIEKVNGMLLNGKKVFVGRFMNRRERLEILGDKMKKFNNVYVKNFGDDMSEDELKDIFEPFGKLISVKIMSDIGGKSRGFGFVSYEEPEAAEKAVEDLNGLNIHERTLFAGRAQKKAERQAELKDKFERIRMERINRYQGVNLYVKNLDDNIDDERLRKEFSQFGTITSAKVMSEGGRSKGFGFVCFSSPEEATKAVTEMNGRIVVAKPLYVALAQRKEDRKAHLASQYMQRIASIRMQGQPAAGMMSQMFPSAGPGYILPTMTQGQRNFYAPTQVPQMRASPRWPTQLRQPTPASGFQNMPGQQVRPGNPAAAGARQPGQGNIRGGMNARPITGQSGTGQPPRMPQSVPGRGQVPPPAGVMNPASRYSATQMRNPPQGGRQQNMVMPQVGGTFSSEYTPPAQGGVIQVQGQEPLTSTMLADAPQQEQKQMLGERLFPLIQSMYPDLAGKITGMLLEIDNSELLHMLESKESLEAKVNEAVAVLQAHQAKETTPATEAAN, from the exons ATGACGACTAATATCAATCCGGCTGGAGCAAGTTACCCAATGGCTTCATTGTATGTAGGAGATCTTCACCCAGATGTCACCGAAGCTATGTTGTTCGAGAAATTTTCAACAGCAGGTCCAGTCCTCAGTATCCGTGTCTGTAGAGATATGATCACAAGACGTTCACTTGGTTATGCTTATGTCAACTTTCAGCAGCCAGCAGATG CTGAGAGAGCTCTTGACACAATGAACTTTGACACCATCAAAGGTCGACCAATAAGAATCATGTGGTCACAAAGAGATCCATCTCTGAGAAAATCTGGTGTTGGCAACGTATTCATCAAGAATCTTGACAAAAGCATTGACAATAAGGCATTATACGATACATTCTCTGcctttggaaatattttatccTGTAAG ATTGTCTGTGACGAGCATGGATCACGTGGATATGGATTTGTACATTTTGAGACTGAGGAAGCAGCCAGAAATGCTATTGAAAAAGTAAACGGCATGTTGTTGAATGGAAAGAAAGT atttgTAGGACGATTCATGAATAGACGGGAACGTCTTGAAATTCTTGGAGACAAGATGAAGAAATTTAACAATGTCTACGTTAAGAACTTTGGTGACGATATGTCTGAGGATGAACTGAAAGATATATTTGAACCATTTGGAAAACTTATCAGTGTCAAG aTCATGTCAGACATTGGCGGTAAAAGTCGAGGATTTGGATTTGTTAGTTATGAAGAACCAGAGGCAGCAGAAAAG GCTGTTGAAGATTTGAACGGTTTAAACATCCACGAAAGGACTTTGTTTGCTGGCAGAGCACAGAAAAAGGCTGAGAGACAAGCAGAGCTTAAAGACAAATTTGAGAGAATCCGAATGGAGAGAATTAATAGATACCAAGGAGTAAATCTGTATGTAAAGAATTTGGATGACAACATTGATGATGAAAGACTTAGGAAGGAATTCTCTCAGTTTGGAACCATTACTAGTGCTAAG GTTATGTCGGAAGGTGGAAGATCCAAAGGATTTGGGTTTGTTTGTTTCAGTTCTCCAGAAGAGGCAACTAAGGCAGTAACAGAAATGAATGGTAGAATTGTGGTAGCCAAACCTTTGTATGTGGCTCTAGCCCAACGTAAAGAGGACAGGAAGGCTCACTTGGCATCACAGTACATGCAGCGTATTGCTAGTATCAGAATGCAG GGACAGCCTGCTGCCGGTATGATGAGTCAGATGTTCCCATCAGCTGGACCAGGGTATATCCTTCCTACCATGACACAGGGACAGAGAAACTTCTATGCTCCAACACAGGTACCACAGATGAGGGCCAGTCCAAGATGGCCAACACAGCTAAGACAGCCAACACCAGCTAGTg GATTCCAGAATATGCCTGGACAACAGGTCAGACCTGGAAATCCTGCTGCCGCTGGAGCAAGACAACCTGGTCAAGGTAACATCCGTGGTGGCATGAATGCCCGTCCAATCACAGGACAGTCTGGCACTGGACAACCACCTCGCATGCCACAATCTGTACCAGGCCGAGGACAAGTACCACCCCCAGCTGGAGTAATGAACCCTGCCAGCAGGTACTCGGCTACACAGATGAGAAACCCACCTCAAGGTGGCAGACAACAAAACATGGTTATGCCACAGGTAGGAGGAACATTTAGTTCAGAATATACA CCTCCAGCCCAAGGAGGAGTGATTCAAGTTCaaggtcaggagcctctgacctctACCATGTTGGCTGATGCACCACAACAGGAACAGAAGCAGATGTTAGGGGAACGTCTGTTCCCTCTGATCCAAAGTATGTACCCAGACCTGGCTGGAAAGATCACTGGAATGTTATTGGAAATAGACAACTCTGAGTTGTTACACATGTTGGAATCCAAGGAGTCACTTGAGGCTAAG gtaAATGAAGCCGTTGCTGTACTGCAAGCTCATCAAGCCAAAGAAACAACACCTGCTACTGAAGCAGCAAACTAA